A part of Syngnathus acus chromosome 20, fSynAcu1.2, whole genome shotgun sequence genomic DNA contains:
- the fastkd3 gene encoding FAST kinase domain-containing protein 3, mitochondrial yields the protein MALKLVQRLSVGVHLGSVFPAAWPVCVACLHASAGRCILTGGCRRLQPSRSTRSLTAVVRDPSFVGTLGDSAPRFRLTQRHGPADKDERDFHKRLNDCSSSSQVFKVLRSSTAVSDGAAAAALHRLADLEREEGENPCLRDPSVLEDHAVRALCLQLECDSRLLSDSALMSALLACTRLYIDPWSTLMVRLLSESQERLEGGDLSVSQLCTLGRAALAVEGSGGAMLAEVMAQIQKAAPSRWSLDELVAVYQLLRSGAALCGKYRDLLNAMHAHAVTVAPSMDEVAVSGLLGALKDLDQTQATPLVIQLCKRAVRHLPHFSDEQLAAVLAALMHFGHSDRYLVEALERRMSAAAFTCHPETLTKTTQFLSRRNILSPAVLDAVAESFVYRADGYSTGQIARQIAPFGKLAYLPPNAGELFRKVESILRTRFSQFQPRTLLRLLHSCILVERFPVNFVSKVFSSFFLQQLQEEKHGMDHFVLAQLTQLYMTVKLECPFYEGPRLLPKYRVKSFLMPGRSLETAVEPQLDNSVKSGLVQLFGARSYFASKVLTPYCYTLDVEIKLDEEGYVLPASHQDVFKRIALCIDGQRRFSTNARRLLGSERIKQRHLQLLGYQVVQIPFYEFEQLRSKAAVSNYLHQKIFPHSYRLIW from the exons ATGGCATTGAAGCTGGTCCAAAGACTTTCAGTAGGAGTTCATCTCGGTTCCGTCTTCCCAGCAGCCTGGCCCGTGTGCGTGGCCTGCCTACACGCATCGGCGGGGCGTTGCATCCTCACAGGTGGCTGCCGCAGGCTCCAGCCATCGCGAAGCACCAGGAGCCTGACCGCCGTCGTCCGGGACCCGTCGTTTGTGGGAACGCTCGGGGACTCTGCACCCCGGTTCCGTCTGACCCAGCGACACGGTCCCGCCGACAAAGACGAACGCGACTTCCACAAGCGTTTGAACGACTGCTCGTCTTCATCCCAG GTTTTCAAGGTGCTGCGCTCATCGACGGCAGTGTCAGATGGCGCGGCGGCCGCCGCACTGCACCGCCTGGCCGACCTGGAGCGGGAGGAGGGCGAGAACCCCTGCCTGCGTGACCCCTCGGTGCTGGAAGACCACGCCGTTCGAGCACTGTGCCTGCAGCTTGAGTGCGACTCGCGCCTTTTGTCCGATTCCGCTTTGATGTCGGCTCTTCTGGCGTGCACGCGTCTCTACATCGACCCCTGGAGCACCCTGATG GTGCGTCTGTTGTCGGAGAGCCAGGAGAGGCTAGAGGGCGGTGACCTAAGCGTGAGCCAGCTTTGCACGCTTGGCCGGGCGGCGCTGGCCGTAGAGGGCTCCGGGGGCGCCATGCTGGCGGAGGTCATGGCACAAATCCAGAAGGCGGCACCCTCACGGTGGAGCTTAGACGAACTTGTGGCGGTGTACCAGCTTCTGCGAAGTGGCGCGGCACTCTGCGGCAAATACAGGGACCTCCTGAATGCCATGCATGCCCACGCTGTGACGGTGGCGCCTTCCATGGACGAGGTGGCTGTCAGTGGGCTGCTCGGCGCCCTGAAGGACCTGGACCAAACCCAGGCCACGCCGCTGGTGATCCAGTTGTGCAAACGGGCCGTGCGCCACCTGCCCCACTTCTCTGACGAGCAGCTGGCAGCCGTCCTCGCCGCCCTCATGCACTTTGGACATAGCGACCGCTACCTGGTGGAGGCGCTGGAGCGTCGCATGTCCGCCGCCGCCTTCACGTGCCACCCGGAGACGCTTACCAAAACTACGCAGTTCTTGAGCCGCAGGAACATCCTGTCGCCGGCTGTGCTGGACGCCGTGGCCGAGAGCTTCGTGTACCGAGCAGACGGCTACAGCACGGGGCAGATAGCGCGGCAGATTGCGCCATTCGGGAAGCTGGCCTACCTGCCGCCCAACGCCGGCGAGCTCTTCAGAAAGGTGGAGAGCATCCTGCGCACGCGATTCTCACAGTTTCAGCCCCGCACTCTGTTGAGGCTTCTGCACTCGTGCATCCTGGTGGAGAGGTTTCCCGTCAACTTTGTTTccaaggtcttcagcagcttctTCCTGCAGCAGCTGCAAG AGGAAAAGCACGGAATGGACCATTTTGTCCTGGCGCAGCTGACTCAACTCTACATGACCGTCAAATTAGAGTGTCCCTTCTATGAG GGTCCTCGTCTGCTCCCCAAGTACCGCGTCAAGTCCTTCCTGATGCCGGGACGCTCCCTGGAGACGGCGGTGGAGCCGCAGCTGGACAATTCGGTCAAGTCGGGCCTGGTGCAGCTCTTTGGCGCGCGCTCCTACTTTGCCTCTAAAGTTTTGACGCCTTACTGCTACACGCTGG ACGTGGAGATCAAGCTGGACGAAGAAGGATACGTGCTCCCTGCCAGCCATCAGGACGTCTTCAAACG GATAGCGCTGTGCATTGACGGCCAGCGGCGCTTCAGCACCAACGCCAGACGGCTCCTCGGTAGCGAGAGAATCAAGCAGCGCCACCTCCAGCTGCTGGGGTACCAAGTTGTCCAG ATCCCCTTCTATGAATTTGAGCAACTGCGCAGCAAGGCCGCCGTCAGCAATTACCTCCACCAGAAAATCTTCCCTCACAGCTACAGACTAATTTGGTGA
- the myl12.1 gene encoding myosin, light chain 12, genome duplicate 1 yields MASKRAKGKTTKKRPQRATSNVFAMFDQSQIQEFKEAFNMIDQNRDGFVDKEDLHDMLASLGKNPADDYLEAMMTEAPGPINFTMFLTMFGEKLNGTDPEDVIRNAFACFDEEGTGFIPEDYLRELLTTMGDRFTDDEVDELFREAPIDKKSNFNYVEFTRILKHGAKDKDD; encoded by the exons ATGGCGAGCAAACGGGCAAAGGGAAAGACCACCAAGAAGCGCCCCCAGCGCGCCACCTCCAATGTCTTCGCCATGTTTGACCAGTCGCAGATCCAGGAGTTCAAGGAGGCCTTCAACATGATTGACCAGAATCGTGATGGCTTCGTGGACAAGGAGGACCTCCACGACATGCTCGCCTCACTTG GGAAGAATCCCGCGGACGACTACCTGGAGGCCATGATGACCGAGGCTCCGGGCCCCATCAACTTCACCATGTTCCTCACCATGTTTGGAGAAAAGCTCAACGGCACCGACCCTGAGGACGTCATCAGGAACGCCTTTGCCTGCTTCGATGAAGAAGGAACAG GTTTCATCCCGGAAGATTACCTCAGGGAGCTGCTCACGACGATGGGCGACCGCTTCACGGACGACGAGGTGGACGAGCTGTTTCGCGAGGCGCCCATCGACAAGAAGAGCAACTTCAACTATGTGGAGTTTACGCGCATCCTCAAGCACGGTGCCAAGGATAAGGATGATTAA
- the chmp5b gene encoding charged multivesicular body protein 5, translating into MNRIFGKGKPKGPPPNLTDCIGTVDSRSESVDKKIARLDAELVKYKEQMKKMRDGPSKNMVKQKAMRILKQKRMYEGQRDNLMQQSFNMEQANYTIQTLQDTKTTVDAMKGGLKDMKKAYKQVKLDQIENIQDQLEDMMEDANEIQETLSRSYGTPEIDEDDLEAELDALGDEFLMDEDSSYLDEASTVPAIPEGLPGSKSIREGVLVDEFGLPQIPAT; encoded by the exons atgaatcgTATTTTTGGTAAGGGGAAACCCAAGGGTCCGCCACCGAACCTTACGGACTGCATCGGAACC GTGGATTCCCGTTCGGAGTCTGTGGATAAGAAAATTGCTAGACTGGATGCCGAGCTTGTCAAGTACAAGGAACAGATGAAGAAGATGCGAGACGGACCGTCAAAG AACATGGTCAAACAAAAGGCCATGAGGATCCTGAAGCAGAAGCGAAT GTACGAGGGTCAGCGAGACAACCTCATGCAGCAGTCGTTTAACATGGAACAAGCCAACTACACCATTCAAACCCTCCAAGACACTAAAACCACA GTGGATGCCATGAAGGGCGGCCTGAAAGACATGAAGAAAGCGTACAAGCAAGTCAAACTTGATCAAATCGAG AACATTCAAGATCAGCTGGAGGACATGATGGAAGACGCCAACGAGATCCAAGAGACGCTGAGCCGCAGCTACGGAACTCCCGAGATTGACGAGGACGACTTGGAGGCGG AGCTGGACGCCCTGGGAGACGAGTTCCTGATGGACGAAGACAGCTCCTACTTGGACGAGGCGTCTACGGTGCCGGCCATCCCCGAAGGCCTGCCTGGCTCCAAATCTATCAGG GAAGGCGTCTTGGTGGACGAGTTTGGCCTTCCTCAAATTCCCGCCACATAA